From Candidatus Leptovillus gracilis, the proteins below share one genomic window:
- a CDS encoding cytochrome b/b6 domain-containing protein, with protein MHTLKRTPHTPLRLGLAVGSLLLALLLILNRNVTAQEGETGSDGTAVSAPPISSLHPTFPLLDTNGSNVLASGQPISTMETCRACHDTDFIATHSFHADVGLSEFTEVGAVENGRSWDSSPGIFGKWNPLTYRYLSPEGDDIVDLTTADWISVFGVRHVGGGPSVTSRDGYPLSALPAGASNMDTQATDPASGALIPWDWAESGVVEMNCFLCHTPEPNNEARIAALQDGQFQWANTATLLGTGIVDQVNGAWQWNENAFDEDGEITKSFVNIQNPTDQNCAQCHGLVHVDAQTPLVLNECSPTQWSTITSGQIFSPQRLSSSGVNLENKASLTRSWDIHAERVVGCTDCHYALNNPIYYQESDSSQPGHLTFDPRRIDLGEYLYRPLHQFAKGQSAQNTLAAQFDNSLRTCESCHSIENTHNWLPYKERHTAVLSCETCHTPHMYSPARQTTDWTVLRPDGVPQGICRGVEGDGTTFSNVLITGFQPVLLPRLNADGTTSLAPHNLVSSWYWIHGEPARPVPYAALQAAWLDGEAQYAAEVLAAFDGNGDGALDTGELIINNDEKEALINGRLQAQGLENPRIVGEVQPYNINHNVTHGEWATKNCADCHSSESRITTPMLLANQIPGGVLPTFFGSSATAVTGELVTNDAGQLYYQPLTSSSDPNVASMYILGHDSVFWIDWLGVLIFLGTLFGVVIHGGLRFLAARRQTERHEPELREVYMYTVYERLWHWLQTLVIFILLFTGLIIHKPAQFGMFSFNYVVQIHNIMAFILIANAALAAFYHLASGEIRQFLPQPRGFFNDAIVQGKYYLHGIFRGEEHPYEKTRQRKMNPLQQATYFGLLNVLLPLQVITGILMWGAQRWPQISSQLGGLTFLAPFHTLISWLLASFIVAHVYLTTTGHTPTANIKAMIVGWDEVEVHGDSAQAAQSAD; from the coding sequence ATGCACACATTGAAACGCACCCCACACACACCGCTGCGCCTTGGCCTGGCCGTCGGCAGCCTGCTGCTGGCGCTGCTGCTCATCCTCAACCGCAACGTGACTGCCCAGGAAGGCGAAACCGGCTCGGACGGCACGGCCGTTTCCGCCCCGCCCATCTCTTCCTTACATCCCACTTTCCCACTATTGGATACCAACGGCAGCAACGTGCTGGCTTCCGGCCAGCCGATTTCCACCATGGAAACCTGCCGCGCCTGCCACGACACCGATTTCATCGCCACCCACAGCTTCCACGCTGACGTGGGTTTGAGTGAATTTACAGAGGTTGGCGCGGTGGAGAACGGCCGTTCCTGGGACAGCAGCCCCGGCATCTTCGGCAAATGGAACCCTCTCACCTACCGCTACCTTTCGCCCGAAGGGGACGACATCGTAGATTTAACCACCGCCGACTGGATTAGCGTCTTTGGCGTGCGCCACGTGGGCGGCGGTCCGTCCGTCACCAGCCGCGACGGCTACCCCCTGAGCGCTTTACCCGCCGGCGCCAGCAACATGGACACGCAGGCCACCGACCCGGCCAGCGGCGCGCTCATCCCCTGGGATTGGGCCGAGTCCGGCGTGGTGGAAATGAACTGCTTTTTGTGCCATACCCCTGAACCCAACAACGAAGCGCGCATCGCCGCTTTGCAAGACGGGCAGTTCCAATGGGCCAACACAGCCACCCTGCTGGGCACGGGGATCGTGGATCAGGTGAACGGCGCCTGGCAGTGGAACGAGAACGCCTTTGATGAAGACGGCGAGATCACCAAATCCTTCGTCAACATTCAAAACCCCACAGACCAAAACTGCGCCCAGTGCCACGGACTGGTCCACGTAGACGCCCAAACGCCGCTGGTTCTCAACGAATGTTCGCCAACCCAGTGGAGTACCATCACCTCCGGGCAAATCTTTTCGCCGCAGCGCCTCTCCAGTTCCGGCGTCAACCTGGAAAACAAAGCCTCACTCACCCGCTCCTGGGACATCCACGCCGAGCGCGTCGTCGGCTGCACCGACTGCCATTACGCGCTGAACAACCCCATTTATTACCAGGAAAGCGATAGCTCACAGCCCGGTCATCTCACGTTTGACCCGCGCCGCATTGACCTGGGCGAATATCTGTACCGGCCGCTGCACCAGTTTGCCAAGGGGCAAAGCGCGCAAAACACGCTGGCCGCGCAGTTCGACAATTCGCTGCGCACCTGTGAATCGTGCCACAGCATTGAGAATACCCACAACTGGCTGCCTTATAAAGAACGGCACACGGCCGTTCTCAGCTGCGAAACCTGCCACACGCCCCACATGTACAGCCCCGCCCGCCAGACCACCGACTGGACCGTGCTGCGTCCCGATGGCGTTCCGCAGGGCATTTGCCGCGGCGTGGAGGGCGACGGAACCACCTTTAGCAACGTTCTGATCACCGGTTTCCAGCCCGTGCTGCTGCCCCGCCTCAACGCCGACGGGACCACCTCGCTGGCTCCGCACAATCTGGTCAGCTCCTGGTATTGGATCCATGGCGAACCGGCGCGGCCCGTGCCTTACGCCGCGCTGCAAGCCGCCTGGCTGGATGGGGAAGCGCAGTACGCCGCCGAAGTATTGGCTGCTTTTGATGGCAATGGCGACGGCGCTCTGGACACCGGCGAATTGATCATCAACAACGACGAGAAGGAAGCACTGATAAACGGCCGTTTGCAAGCTCAAGGTCTGGAAAATCCGCGCATCGTCGGCGAAGTGCAGCCCTACAACATCAACCACAACGTCACTCATGGCGAATGGGCCACCAAAAACTGCGCCGACTGCCACAGCAGTGAATCCCGCATTACCACCCCCATGCTGCTGGCGAACCAGATTCCCGGCGGCGTCCTGCCCACCTTCTTCGGCAGCAGCGCCACGGCCGTTACCGGCGAACTGGTCACCAACGACGCCGGGCAGTTGTACTATCAACCCCTCACCAGCAGCAGCGACCCCAACGTCGCCAGCATGTACATCCTGGGTCACGATTCCGTTTTCTGGATAGACTGGTTGGGCGTGCTGATTTTCCTTGGCACATTGTTTGGGGTGGTAATCCACGGCGGCCTGCGTTTCCTTGCCGCCCGCCGCCAGACTGAGCGCCACGAACCAGAACTGCGCGAAGTGTACATGTACACAGTCTATGAGCGCCTATGGCACTGGCTGCAAACCCTGGTCATCTTCATCCTGCTGTTTACCGGGCTGATCATTCACAAGCCGGCGCAGTTTGGCATGTTCAGCTTCAACTACGTGGTCCAGATTCACAATATCATGGCCTTCATACTCATCGCTAACGCTGCTCTGGCTGCTTTTTACCACCTGGCCAGCGGCGAGATACGGCAGTTTTTGCCCCAGCCCCGCGGCTTCTTTAACGACGCCATCGTGCAGGGAAAATATTACCTGCACGGCATTTTCCGCGGCGAAGAACACCCCTATGAAAAAACACGCCAGCGCAAAATGAACCCTTTGCAGCAGGCGACCTATTTTGGACTCCTGAACGTGCTGCTGCCCTTGCAGGTAATCACCGGTATTTTAATGTGGGGCGCGCAGCGCTGGCCGCAAATCAGCAGTCAATTGGGCGGGCTGACGTTCCTGGCGCCGTTCCATACCCTGATCTCCTGGCTGCTGGCCTCCTTCATTGTAGCCCATGTGTACCTGACCACCACCGGTCATACGCCCACCGCCAACATCAAGGCGATGATCGTGGGCTGGGATGAAGTGGAAGTCCACGGCGACAGCGCTCAGGCGGCGCAGTCGGCCGATTGA
- a CDS encoding tetrathionate reductase family octaheme c-type cytochrome gives MKEFKYTWIVGLIVTLLIVITPTVLFVTRDTRAADDPWVNVPVRPPHVDHTDLMTGPYETGADVTRACLECHEDAAHQVSQTVHWKWEGEPVMLPGRDEPVTIGKKNQLNNFCIGIQSNWTGCTRCHAGYGWEDGDFDFSQTDNIDCLVCHDQSGLYSKTNSGLPADGVDLAMVAQSVGTPTRRNCGSCHFNGGGGNAVKHGDLDSSLFYPTADVDVHMGRHDFQCVDCHQTEDHQVKGHSIAVSVDTRSAFDCADCHSETPHDDERINSHAAAVACQTCHIPEGAVRDATKMDWDWSTAGQDLPEDTHEYLKIKGSFVYENNFMPDYLWFNGSADRYLIGDIMDPGEVTSINMPLGDINDPTAKIWPFKIHTAMQPYDEIYNTLLQVKTVGEGGYWADFDWDQAARLGAEAAGQAYSGQMGFAPTEMYWPLSHLVQTKEEALQCADCHNDNGRLDWEALGYFGDPMKWGGRTVSSLAGK, from the coding sequence ATGAAAGAGTTCAAATACACCTGGATCGTTGGACTAATCGTCACCCTCCTCATCGTCATCACGCCCACCGTGCTATTCGTCACCAGAGACACTCGGGCAGCCGATGACCCCTGGGTGAACGTGCCCGTCCGCCCCCCCCACGTAGACCACACCGACCTGATGACCGGCCCTTACGAAACCGGCGCCGACGTCACCCGCGCCTGCCTGGAATGCCACGAAGACGCCGCCCACCAGGTCTCCCAAACCGTGCATTGGAAATGGGAAGGCGAGCCAGTCATGCTGCCCGGCCGCGACGAACCTGTCACCATTGGCAAAAAGAACCAGCTTAATAATTTCTGCATCGGCATCCAGAGCAACTGGACGGGCTGCACCCGCTGCCACGCCGGCTACGGCTGGGAAGACGGGGATTTTGACTTCTCCCAGACAGACAACATCGACTGCCTGGTCTGCCACGACCAATCTGGCCTGTATAGCAAAACCAACTCCGGCCTGCCGGCCGATGGCGTGGACCTGGCCATGGTCGCTCAAAGCGTGGGTACGCCCACCCGCCGCAACTGCGGCAGCTGCCACTTCAACGGCGGCGGCGGCAACGCCGTCAAACATGGCGACCTGGACAGCAGCCTCTTTTACCCCACTGCCGACGTAGACGTCCACATGGGGCGGCACGATTTTCAATGCGTAGACTGCCACCAAACCGAAGACCATCAGGTGAAAGGGCACAGCATCGCCGTCAGCGTGGACACGCGCAGCGCTTTCGACTGCGCCGACTGCCACAGCGAAACACCCCACGATGATGAACGCATCAACAGCCATGCCGCTGCCGTCGCCTGCCAGACCTGCCACATCCCCGAAGGCGCTGTGCGCGACGCCACCAAAATGGACTGGGACTGGTCAACGGCCGGGCAAGATTTGCCCGAAGACACCCACGAATATTTGAAGATCAAGGGCAGCTTTGTCTATGAAAACAACTTCATGCCCGACTATCTCTGGTTCAACGGCTCGGCCGACCGCTATCTCATAGGCGACATCATGGACCCCGGCGAGGTCACATCCATCAACATGCCGCTGGGCGACATCAACGACCCCACCGCCAAAATTTGGCCGTTCAAAATCCATACCGCCATGCAGCCTTATGACGAAATTTACAACACCTTGCTGCAAGTTAAAACGGTCGGCGAAGGCGGTTATTGGGCAGACTTTGATTGGGATCAGGCAGCCAGATTGGGCGCGGAAGCCGCCGGGCAGGCTTACAGCGGGCAGATGGGCTTCGCGCCCACGGAAATGTATTGGCCGCTGTCCCATCTGGTGCAGACCAAGGAAGAAGCGCTGCAATGCGCTGACTGTCACAATGATAACGGCCGTTTAGACTGGGAAGCCCTGGGTTACTTTGGCGACCCCATGAAATGGGGCGGGCGCACTGTGTCCAGCCTCGCGGGGAAATAA
- a CDS encoding winged helix-turn-helix transcriptional regulator, which produces MNIPTLEELTLLHANICQALGDPKRIQILYALDNNPLHVTALADLLDTPQPTISRHLRVLRQRGLVSTQREGPAVVYSLADPRMITILNSMRHILRDSLSRQTSLLAENPPIGPS; this is translated from the coding sequence ATGAATATACCCACTCTCGAAGAATTAACCCTCTTACACGCCAACATTTGTCAGGCGCTGGGGGACCCCAAACGCATCCAGATTCTCTACGCCCTGGATAACAACCCCTTACACGTCACCGCCCTGGCCGACCTGCTAGACACCCCCCAACCTACCATCTCTCGCCACCTGCGCGTTTTACGGCAGCGTGGCCTCGTCTCCACGCAGCGCGAAGGACCGGCAGTCGTGTACAGCCTGGCCGACCCTCGCATGATTACCATTTTAAATTCTATGCGCCACATCCTGCGCGACAGCCTGTCCAGGCAAACCAGCCTGTTGGCTGAGAATCCGCCAATCGGACCAAGTTGA
- a CDS encoding acyl-CoA-binding protein, whose protein sequence is MSDLETQFQTAAAAAQSLPTRPSNEELLSLYAHYKQATQGDAGGKRPGFTDPVGRAKYDAWAKLQGTNKEAAMQAYITLVERLQKA, encoded by the coding sequence ATGTCCGATTTAGAGACCCAATTCCAAACGGCCGCTGCCGCCGCCCAAAGTTTACCCACCCGCCCCAGCAACGAAGAGCTGCTGAGCCTGTACGCCCATTACAAGCAAGCCACCCAGGGTGACGCTGGCGGCAAACGCCCCGGCTTCACCGACCCGGTTGGCCGCGCCAAGTACGATGCCTGGGCCAAACTCCAGGGAACCAACAAGGAAGCGGCCATGCAGGCCTATATCACCCTGGTGGAACGTCTGCAGAAAGCCTGA
- a CDS encoding FG-GAP repeat protein has product MRQKRVEKNKKGVAVSLTAVLLLSCLLFATPNPLRALLLAWSAAGSQVGGEYGYALATVDVNGDNFDDLIVGAPRFDNGQTRGGAAFLFHGSAGGLNSQPAWSAGSDLTGARYGFAVAVGDVNGDSYGDVLIGAYRSNQGQPEEGRVYLYLGSAQGLPAAATWTYESNQKEAQLGYSIAGGGDVNGDGFDDVLVGARWYSDTLSHEGAAFLFLGSAAGLSGTPDWTAVGGQTNAAFGTAIALVGDVNGDGYDDVAVGAPFYDGALVDEGAVFLFLGGSSGPGGTADQTIRGGQANSLFGAAITAADFNQDGQSDMMVGAPYFDGAADNEGAVFLYPGSGQGVGDTAVWSAFSGQTGARFGTAVSAGHVNGDALPDLLIGAPQYTHDQSLEGSVFLYLGISGGISANANWIGEGNKAESAYGFSADLAGDVNGDGYNDPAIGAPQHRINRDIVGRAFVYFGAEQLADTYVVYLPVIDKE; this is encoded by the coding sequence ATGCGCCAAAAGCGGGTTGAGAAAAACAAAAAAGGAGTAGCGGTCAGTTTAACGGCCGTACTCCTCCTCTCTTGTCTCCTCTTTGCCACCCCCAACCCCTTGCGCGCCCTGCTGCTGGCCTGGTCGGCGGCGGGCAGCCAGGTGGGCGGCGAATATGGCTATGCCCTTGCCACCGTTGACGTAAACGGCGACAACTTCGACGACCTCATCGTCGGCGCGCCCCGCTTCGACAACGGCCAGACGCGCGGCGGAGCCGCTTTTTTGTTTCATGGCTCCGCTGGCGGTCTTAACAGCCAGCCCGCCTGGTCAGCGGGCAGCGATCTCACCGGGGCGCGTTACGGTTTCGCCGTGGCTGTCGGCGACGTGAACGGCGACAGCTATGGCGATGTGCTGATCGGCGCATATCGCAGCAACCAGGGTCAGCCAGAAGAAGGGCGCGTTTATCTTTACCTGGGTTCGGCCCAGGGATTGCCCGCCGCGGCCACCTGGACCTATGAAAGCAACCAAAAAGAAGCGCAGCTAGGCTACAGCATCGCTGGGGGCGGCGATGTAAACGGCGACGGTTTCGACGATGTGCTGGTGGGTGCGCGTTGGTACAGCGACACGTTAAGCCACGAAGGGGCGGCCTTTCTTTTTTTAGGTTCGGCTGCCGGGTTAAGCGGCACTCCCGACTGGACGGCCGTCGGTGGACAAACCAACGCCGCTTTTGGCACGGCCATCGCCCTGGTCGGTGATGTCAACGGCGATGGCTACGACGACGTGGCAGTCGGCGCGCCTTTTTATGATGGTGCACTCGTAGATGAAGGGGCTGTTTTCCTGTTTCTGGGCGGCAGCAGCGGACCCGGCGGCACAGCCGACCAGACGATTCGCGGTGGACAGGCCAACAGCCTGTTTGGCGCAGCCATCACCGCCGCCGATTTCAACCAGGACGGTCAGAGCGACATGATGGTGGGCGCGCCTTATTTTGACGGCGCGGCTGACAATGAAGGTGCGGTATTTCTCTACCCCGGCAGCGGGCAAGGGGTAGGGGATACGGCCGTCTGGTCGGCATTTTCCGGGCAAACCGGGGCCAGATTTGGCACGGCCGTCAGCGCCGGCCATGTCAACGGCGACGCCCTGCCCGACCTGCTCATCGGCGCGCCCCAATACACCCACGACCAATCGTTGGAAGGGAGCGTCTTTCTTTACCTGGGTATATCGGGCGGCATCAGCGCCAACGCAAATTGGATCGGTGAAGGCAACAAAGCAGAGTCCGCCTATGGCTTTAGCGCCGATCTAGCCGGCGATGTAAACGGCGATGGCTATAACGACCCGGCCATCGGTGCGCCACAGCACCGCATCAACCGCGACATCGTTGGCCGCGCCTTTGTCTACTTTGGCGCAGAGCAGCTTGCCGACACCTACGTGGTCTATTTACCGGTGATAGATAAGGAATAA
- a CDS encoding PAS domain-containing protein, whose amino-acid sequence MAEILNILSNIGDATFAVDYQQRIVLWNTAAETLFGISTAEALGQPCWQLLQGETPDGRPFCGPGCPILDALHHNQPVRAFHLLVNGPAQKRLLTTISTLFVLPDPDNAAALVHIQCLPEAHSQWPEPL is encoded by the coding sequence GTGGCAGAAATTCTCAACATATTGAGTAACATTGGAGACGCGACATTTGCCGTTGACTACCAACAACGAATTGTTTTGTGGAATACGGCAGCCGAAACGTTGTTTGGGATCAGCACCGCTGAAGCCTTAGGTCAACCTTGCTGGCAGTTGTTGCAAGGAGAAACGCCGGATGGACGGCCGTTCTGTGGGCCAGGCTGCCCTATTCTCGACGCCCTCCACCACAACCAACCCGTCCGCGCTTTCCACCTGCTGGTGAATGGCCCGGCGCAAAAACGTCTCCTCACCACCATCAGCACCCTCTTCGTCCTTCCCGACCCGGATAATGCCGCCGCCCTCGTCCACATCCAATGCCTGCCCGAAGCCCATTCACAGTGGCCTGAACCCCTCTAA